Within the Gemmatimonadota bacterium genome, the region TCGATGCGGGTCGGATCGAAGCGTTGCCGAGTGTCGTGCGAATCATTCATGTAACGCAGCCGTACAAGCAGGTATCGCGCGAATGGCGGCCCGAGTCGACCGTAGTCACGATCGCGCCCGGCGTTTCGTTCGGCGGCAAGGATGTGCCCGTGATAGCGGGTCCATGCTCCGTTGAATCGGAAGCCCAGATCATTCGCGCTGCCGAGCTGGTGCGCGACGCCGGCGGAACGGCGCTTCGCGGCGGCGCATTCAAGCCACGCAGCTCGCCATATGCGTTTCAGGGACTCGGCGTGGAGGGCCTGAAGCTGCTCGTTCGGGCGCGCGAAGAAACCGGGCTTCCGATCGTGACCGAAGCGATGGACGATGAAGGCGCGCGACTGGTTGGAGAGCACGCCGACTGCATTCAGATAGGCGCGCGCAACATGCAGAATTATTCGCTGCTCAAGACTGTCGGAAAACTCGGCCGGCCCGTGTTGCTCAAGCGCGGAATGGCCGCGACGATCTCGGATCTCCTGCTAAGCGCCGAGTACATCCTCGCCGAGGGCAACAGCCAGGTGATTTTGTGCGAGCGTGGAGTTCGAACCTTCGATCCTGCTGTGCGCAACATGTTCGACCTCACTTCCATTCCGATGGTGCACGAGCTGTCGCACCTTCCGATCGTCGCAGATCCAAGTCATGGCACGGGACTGCGGGACATGGTGACACCGATGGCACGTGCAGCGGTCGCGGCTGGCGCGGACGGCATAATCGTGGAGATGCACCCGGAGCCGGATCGTGCACTCTCGGACGGTGCGCAGTCGCTGTATCCCAAGCAGTTCGCCGATCTCATGATCGAGCTCCGCGGTGTGGCGCTGGCAATCGGCCGTGCGCTGCCCCCTTCACCGGAACGGTAGCCGCCCGGGCGGGTACACGATAGCCATGAGATCATGCTACATCGTGTCCGCGCTCGCGCCGGCAATGCTCTGCGTTACCGCATCACTCGGAGCACAACGGCCCGAGGCAACACTGCAGCGCGCAATCGCAGCGTACGCGAACGCGGAAACGATCGCGGTTCGGTTCGATCAGACTGTAACGAACCCCCTGACTGATCGAACGTTGACGTCCAGCGGCGAACTCATGCGCCGTCGCCCTAACCGGCTCTCGATCTCGTTCGGGGGAACCAATCCAGATCGCATCGTCGCTGACGGAACGAATCTCTGGGTCTATCTCCCGAGCAGCGCGCCAGGACAGGTAATCAGGCTTCCGGCGGCCGGTGAGAGCGGAATGCTCGTCGACCCGATGGGGCAGATACTATCGGCTCCCGTGAGCAATTACGATGTCACCGACGCGGGCGCGAGCGTCGTCAGCGGCGAGGCAACACACGCGATAACGCTGACACCCAAGTCACGTACAGCTCTCTTCACAAAGGCGACTCTCTGGATCGACGACACGGACGGACTGGTCCGTCAGCTGGAATCGACCGAGCCGAGCGGACTTGTAAGGAAGATCACCGTGACGCGGTTCAGGACGAACGTCACGATCCCGCGATCAACGTTTCAGTTCACTCCGCCGCCCAACGTTCGCGTCATCGATGGTGGCGGCATGATCGGCGGTTAGGCGCGCCGCGGCGCGCGTCAGCGCGTCGTAGACTGCGAGTGACTCCGGGTCGTCGCGCAGAGCTGCACGATGGGCAGCGATTCCTTCCGCGTCGCCGCGGGCCGCGGGCCCGGTGAGAACGTTGCGCGGTGATCCATGCTCGAGATTCGATACCGCGCCAGCCATGAGCCGCTGTACCACCTGCTCCGCCGTGCGCTCCTCGACTCCAGCGTGTGTCAGAATGCGCGCGGCCAGTGCGGCGAGTACGACAGGAAAATTGGACGCCATGACGGCCGCGGCGTGGTACAACGCCTTGCCATTCGACGGAATGTTCATGGTTCTGGCGCCGATCGCGGCCGCCAGTCTGCGTGCAGCAGCGCACGCGGTCGGATCACCGTCGATCCCGACCCAACCGTCGTGTAGCGCCGCTGCGCCTCGCTCGGCGGTGGAAAATGGCGCGAGCGGGTGAAACGTCCCGCTCGGTGAGCCAGCGCCCCTGAGCTCCTCCAGGGCCGGTGGCGTAACGGTGCCGGACGTGTGAAGCACGATCGTGCCGTGCGTCATGGGGGATCCCTTTTCCCGTGCAACGAGTGCGAGCGTGTGACAGGCCTCGTTGAGCTCACTGTCCGAAACTGCCAGGATTATGACGTTGGCCTCGCTCATCACGCGCGGATACTCTCCGCTCGTGGTCGCGCCATCGCGTGGCGTTCGTGCATGCACTCCCAAC harbors:
- a CDS encoding outer membrane lipoprotein carrier protein LolA — its product is MRSCYIVSALAPAMLCVTASLGAQRPEATLQRAIAAYANAETIAVRFDQTVTNPLTDRTLTSSGELMRRRPNRLSISFGGTNPDRIVADGTNLWVYLPSSAPGQVIRLPAAGESGMLVDPMGQILSAPVSNYDVTDAGASVVSGEATHAITLTPKSRTALFTKATLWIDDTDGLVRQLESTEPSGLVRKITVTRFRTNVTIPRSTFQFTPPPNVRVIDGGGMIGG
- the aroF gene encoding 3-deoxy-7-phosphoheptulonate synthase encodes the protein MLVVMRHGAPAADVERVVAVINEMGYVAHPMPGAQRTAVGLVGNDGRVDAGRIEALPSVVRIIHVTQPYKQVSREWRPESTVVTIAPGVSFGGKDVPVIAGPCSVESEAQIIRAAELVRDAGGTALRGGAFKPRSSPYAFQGLGVEGLKLLVRAREETGLPIVTEAMDDEGARLVGEHADCIQIGARNMQNYSLLKTVGKLGRPVLLKRGMAATISDLLLSAEYILAEGNSQVILCERGVRTFDPAVRNMFDLTSIPMVHELSHLPIVADPSHGTGLRDMVTPMARAAVAAGADGIIVEMHPEPDRALSDGAQSLYPKQFADLMIELRGVALAIGRALPPSPER
- a CDS encoding Rossmann-like and DUF2520 domain-containing protein; protein product: MSERIFIIGAGKVGRGLAYAFRSAGLQVLGVHARTPRDGATTSGEYPRVMSEANVIILAVSDSELNEACHTLALVAREKGSPMTHGTIVLHTSGTVTPPALEELRGAGSPSGTFHPLAPFSTAERGAAALHDGWVGIDGDPTACAAARRLAAAIGARTMNIPSNGKALYHAAAVMASNFPVVLAALAARILTHAGVEERTAEQVVQRLMAGAVSNLEHGSPRNVLTGPAARGDAEGIAAHRAALRDDPESLAVYDALTRAAARLTADHAATIDDANVGRRSELKR